A region from the Enterobacter roggenkampii genome encodes:
- a CDS encoding LysR family transcriptional regulator encodes MNNALYNQIRIFQSIAREGNISAAARKLEITPPSVSNALKLLEDHIGHPLFVRTTRRIELTETGQLLLEQTAAAVESLENSLESIRDQNQEPSGIVRITLSRFAYLLILKPAMAKFCQQYPGIQLEISVYDGTVNVIEERFDLGIRFGDILEGGVVARPLMKPFREGLYASSAYISEHGMPEVPADLSQHKLIGYRFITNNRILPLILNDRGEQLTVEMPGQLISNDIDVMADGIRNGLGIGRLFEPILQLQPDRERFIPVMESYWKTYPPVYLYYPKNAGKTKRVKALIDFLISATGR; translated from the coding sequence ATGAATAACGCCCTGTATAACCAGATACGGATCTTTCAGAGCATTGCACGTGAGGGCAATATTTCGGCAGCCGCAAGAAAACTGGAAATTACGCCTCCCTCCGTCAGCAATGCGCTTAAGCTGCTGGAAGATCATATTGGCCATCCGCTTTTTGTGCGTACGACCCGCCGTATTGAGCTGACGGAAACCGGGCAGCTGTTGCTGGAACAGACCGCTGCGGCGGTGGAGTCGCTGGAAAATTCGCTTGAAAGCATTCGCGACCAGAATCAGGAGCCCTCTGGTATCGTGCGAATCACGCTCTCGCGTTTTGCCTATCTGTTAATTCTTAAGCCTGCAATGGCGAAATTCTGTCAGCAATATCCGGGTATACAGCTTGAAATTTCGGTTTACGACGGTACCGTGAATGTTATCGAAGAGCGTTTTGATCTTGGGATCCGTTTTGGCGATATCCTCGAAGGTGGGGTGGTGGCGCGGCCGTTAATGAAACCCTTTCGTGAAGGGTTATATGCATCCTCAGCTTATATCAGCGAGCATGGAATGCCCGAGGTGCCGGCTGACCTCAGTCAACACAAGCTGATTGGCTACCGTTTTATTACTAACAACCGCATCCTTCCGTTGATTCTGAACGATCGCGGAGAGCAGTTGACGGTTGAGATGCCCGGGCAGTTAATCAGCAACGATATTGACGTTATGGCAGACGGGATCCGTAACGGCCTGGGAATCGGACGTTTGTTTGAACCCATCTTGCAGTTACAGCCGGACAGGGAGCGCTTTATACCCGTGATGGAGAGCTACTGGAAAACCTACCCGCCAGTGTATCTCTATTACCCCAAAAACGCGGGTAAAACGAAAAGAGTGAAGGCCCTGATTGATTTTCTGATATCCGCTACGGGACGATAA
- a CDS encoding NAD(P)H-dependent oxidoreductase, producing MKNILVISGHPELNHSVANATILDEVATAFPEAEIRRLDWLYPDGKFNIAAEQESLLRADVIVWQFPFSWYGLPGLMKQWLDEVFVHGFAHGSTAKLGGKKLILSFTTGAPQVLYTADGFFGHAIEEYLIPFETTARLCNLELLAPVYTCGISYADRDADKIAQQKTLAREHASRLVELLNSVVNNPEGE from the coding sequence ATGAAAAATATCCTTGTTATTTCAGGTCATCCTGAGCTGAACCATTCTGTCGCCAACGCCACTATCCTTGACGAAGTGGCGACCGCCTTTCCCGAGGCTGAAATTCGTCGTCTGGACTGGCTCTATCCGGACGGAAAATTCAATATCGCTGCGGAGCAGGAAAGCCTGCTCAGGGCCGATGTGATTGTCTGGCAGTTTCCTTTTTCATGGTATGGGCTGCCCGGGTTAATGAAACAATGGCTGGACGAGGTCTTTGTCCACGGCTTCGCGCATGGCTCAACGGCGAAACTGGGCGGTAAAAAGCTGATCCTCTCCTTCACTACAGGGGCGCCGCAGGTGCTCTATACCGCTGACGGTTTCTTTGGCCATGCCATAGAAGAGTATCTTATTCCATTCGAGACCACGGCAAGGCTGTGCAATCTTGAGCTGCTGGCGCCGGTTTATACCTGCGGTATCAGCTATGCCGACCGGGATGCCGACAAAATCGCGCAGCAAAAAACGCTTGCCCGGGAACACGCTTCAAGGCTTGTCGAGCTGCTCAATTCCGTCGTGAATAATCCAGAGGGAGAATAA
- a CDS encoding DUF1330 domain-containing protein: MIFKTVVATLFTLSGLASALAATPAYYIAEFQATNLDAIKPYSAQVESTFRPFGGRFIVRGGEPDVKEGFGAQGRLVVIKFESLKNAQDWYSSAAYQKIIPIRHRAGNSRTYIVEGLPELAPVTP; this comes from the coding sequence ATGATTTTTAAAACAGTGGTAGCCACTCTTTTCACCCTCTCAGGGCTCGCGTCAGCCCTGGCAGCAACGCCTGCTTATTACATCGCAGAGTTTCAGGCGACCAATCTTGACGCTATCAAACCGTACAGCGCTCAGGTTGAATCCACCTTCAGACCTTTTGGTGGACGGTTCATCGTCAGAGGAGGTGAACCCGATGTTAAAGAAGGGTTTGGAGCACAGGGCAGACTGGTTGTAATCAAGTTTGAGAGTCTCAAAAATGCCCAGGACTGGTATAGCTCGGCCGCGTACCAGAAGATCATTCCTATCCGACACCGTGCCGGCAATTCGCGAACCTATATCGTAGAAGGATTGCCAGAACTGGCTCCTGTTACACCATAA
- a CDS encoding amidohydrolase family protein, which translates to MKIICLEEHYLDSELGRACMPVALEQAPFLGDWGKTVADGHNPDRSRPQIEKNALINAKGADLGSRRLRDMDEAGITLQILSVGGFPQLAPEDEAVTLNTAANDRLAGAVRNHPDRFAAFATLPWAQPKDAENELVRAVEKLGFKGALLNGRPSSCFLDHPDYDSLLSRFNKLNVPLYLHPGLPFKSVQQAYFTGFSAEVNSRLSMFGWGWHHEAGIHLLRLMLSGAFDKYPHLQVISGHWGEMLPFWLQRLDDSLPLAATGLSRTLTRTFQEHVYVTPSGMLTLPHFQFIYALMGAERILFSADYPYQTLDGVKTFIDCLPVNKAEKEAIAFRNAERLLGITA; encoded by the coding sequence ATGAAAATCATTTGCCTTGAAGAACATTATCTCGACAGCGAGTTAGGGCGAGCGTGTATGCCTGTTGCGCTTGAGCAGGCGCCTTTCCTTGGCGACTGGGGGAAAACCGTCGCTGATGGTCATAATCCTGACCGAAGCCGGCCGCAGATAGAAAAGAATGCGCTGATAAACGCGAAAGGCGCTGATTTGGGAAGCCGCCGCCTCAGGGATATGGATGAGGCTGGAATTACCCTGCAGATACTCTCTGTGGGCGGATTCCCCCAGCTGGCACCCGAGGATGAAGCGGTAACATTAAATACGGCGGCAAACGATCGCCTTGCCGGGGCGGTAAGAAATCACCCGGATCGCTTCGCGGCATTTGCCACACTTCCCTGGGCACAGCCGAAAGATGCTGAAAATGAGCTTGTCCGCGCAGTTGAAAAACTGGGGTTTAAGGGGGCACTTCTGAATGGCCGACCCTCTTCATGCTTTCTCGATCATCCTGACTATGACTCCCTGCTTTCCCGCTTTAATAAACTGAATGTGCCACTCTATCTTCATCCCGGATTACCGTTTAAAAGCGTGCAACAGGCCTACTTCACGGGCTTTAGCGCAGAGGTCAACTCCCGGCTCTCTATGTTTGGCTGGGGCTGGCATCACGAAGCCGGGATCCATTTGTTACGGCTTATGTTATCGGGCGCATTTGATAAATATCCCCACCTGCAGGTAATCAGTGGCCACTGGGGGGAGATGCTGCCCTTCTGGCTGCAGCGTCTTGATGACAGCCTTCCACTGGCTGCAACGGGTCTGTCACGCACGCTAACGAGAACCTTCCAGGAGCACGTTTACGTTACCCCGTCAGGTATGCTGACGCTGCCGCACTTCCAGTTTATCTACGCGTTAATGGGGGCAGAAAGGATCCTGTTCTCCGCTGATTATCCCTATCAGACCCTGGACGGTGTAAAAACATTTATCGACTGTCTGCCGGTCAATAAGGCTGAAAAAGAGGCCATCGCGTTTCGCAATGCAGAACGTTTACTGGGCATCACAGCGTAG
- a CDS encoding LysR family transcriptional regulator: MQISRADVADLIYFMAIARHRSFSRAAIELGVSASALSHALKALETRLGVRLLNRTTKSVTPTAAGEELVQSVLQPFDKIEGALESLNRYRNTPTGRIRINAAVEAANLLLAPVMPAFMDRYPDIEIDIVASNRMVDVTDAGFDAGIRYGGTVPEDMVARRLSADIRWVIAASPDYLERYGTPEHPDDLLHHRCISNRLGDDRIYRWELERDGETYQISVPGSVTVNQAETGLVAVLGGAGLMYFPEPLVAPYVKDGRLRLVLTEWSPLEEGFHIYYSSRRQLPTGLRLLIEFIQEARPLGL; the protein is encoded by the coding sequence ATGCAAATAAGCAGAGCTGATGTCGCCGATCTCATTTATTTCATGGCTATTGCACGTCATCGCAGTTTCAGCCGTGCGGCGATTGAATTAGGTGTCAGTGCATCAGCGCTTAGTCATGCCCTGAAGGCACTGGAAACCCGGCTCGGGGTTCGCCTCCTTAATCGCACGACCAAGAGCGTTACACCTACGGCTGCAGGTGAAGAACTGGTTCAGTCTGTCCTTCAGCCTTTCGACAAGATAGAAGGCGCGCTTGAATCGCTTAACCGGTATCGTAATACCCCTACCGGACGTATCCGCATCAATGCTGCCGTTGAAGCGGCCAATCTTTTGCTTGCGCCAGTTATGCCCGCGTTTATGGATCGCTATCCCGATATTGAAATCGATATTGTGGCCAGCAACCGTATGGTTGACGTCACTGATGCGGGCTTCGATGCCGGTATCCGCTATGGTGGCACCGTCCCGGAAGACATGGTTGCCCGGCGTTTATCTGCCGATATTCGCTGGGTTATCGCAGCATCCCCCGACTACCTTGAACGCTACGGAACGCCTGAACATCCTGATGATTTATTACACCATCGCTGTATAAGCAATCGTCTCGGCGACGATCGGATTTATCGCTGGGAACTTGAGCGAGACGGCGAAACGTACCAAATCAGTGTGCCTGGCTCTGTGACGGTCAATCAGGCTGAAACGGGCCTTGTGGCCGTATTAGGCGGAGCCGGCCTGATGTATTTTCCGGAGCCTCTTGTTGCACCCTATGTGAAGGATGGACGGCTCCGCCTGGTGCTTACGGAGTGGTCCCCGCTGGAGGAAGGTTTTCATATCTATTATTCAAGCCGCCGGCAACTACCGACCGGGCTTCGCCTTCTGATTGAGTTCATACAGGAGGCCCGGCCGCTGGGGTTGTGA
- a CDS encoding carboxymuconolactone decarboxylase family protein gives MKSVIAAAAMSLVISDFANAEETRGKAMMKIEPSAISEADIRSVSPALARFGREAIAEDLWTRDALSPRDRSMVTVSMLIARNQPGDLKHYIDIALDNGVTPAELSEIITHLAFYSGWPNAMSAVSVTKAVFETRGVTADALPEASPDLLPLNQEAEKQRSETVEKNVGPISPGLVKFTADPLFLDLWQRPALKPRDRSLITVSALIASGQSAQIGYHLNRAMDNGLSVEEAGEIVTQAAFYAGWPNAFTAAPVVGEVLNNRSSSKR, from the coding sequence ATGAAAAGCGTAATTGCAGCGGCGGCCATGTCGCTTGTTATTTCTGATTTTGCTAATGCTGAGGAAACAAGAGGTAAAGCTATGATGAAAATTGAACCTTCAGCGATTTCTGAAGCTGATATTCGTTCTGTCTCACCGGCTCTTGCGCGCTTTGGTCGAGAAGCTATTGCTGAAGATCTGTGGACACGCGATGCCCTCTCGCCCAGGGATCGTAGTATGGTGACCGTCTCCATGCTAATTGCCAGAAACCAGCCTGGCGACCTTAAGCACTATATAGACATTGCCCTTGATAATGGCGTTACGCCAGCGGAATTGTCAGAAATCATTACCCATCTGGCGTTCTACTCAGGTTGGCCAAATGCCATGTCAGCCGTCAGCGTGACCAAAGCAGTATTTGAAACTCGTGGCGTCACGGCAGATGCACTTCCTGAAGCTTCTCCGGACCTGCTTCCTCTCAATCAGGAAGCAGAAAAGCAGCGTTCAGAGACAGTGGAGAAAAATGTTGGCCCAATATCTCCGGGCCTGGTTAAATTCACTGCAGATCCACTGTTCCTGGATCTCTGGCAAAGACCCGCGCTGAAACCCCGCGACAGAAGCCTGATTACGGTCAGCGCGTTAATCGCATCCGGACAGAGCGCGCAGATTGGCTATCACCTCAATAGAGCAATGGATAATGGACTTTCTGTTGAGGAAGCTGGTGAGATCGTTACCCAGGCCGCCTTCTATGCTGGCTGGCCAAACGCATTTACCGCTGCTCCGGTTGTCGGAGAGGTGCTAAACAATCGATCATCGAGTAAAAGGTAA
- a CDS encoding type 1 glutamine amidotransferase domain-containing protein yields the protein MKPADKPVLCVVSSHPIKGASGVPTGFFLAELTHPLKVLEDAGLKTMIASIRGGQPPVDGFDLSDPVNAWYWNETNFQQRLATTPALSELNGSDYSAVFFAGGHGTMWDFRDSHDAQRIIREVYESDGIVSAVCHGPAALVDAKLSSGEYLVKGKNVAAFTNKEEEEVHTTDVVPYLLETALREHGALHHEAPNWSENVVTDGRLITGQNPASAHGVGVALLNALRQPT from the coding sequence ATGAAACCTGCAGATAAACCCGTGCTGTGTGTCGTTTCCAGCCATCCGATTAAAGGCGCATCCGGTGTTCCAACCGGTTTTTTCCTGGCCGAGCTGACCCATCCGCTGAAAGTACTGGAAGATGCCGGACTAAAAACGATGATAGCCAGCATTCGCGGGGGACAGCCGCCGGTGGATGGATTTGACCTCAGTGATCCTGTCAACGCCTGGTACTGGAACGAAACCAATTTTCAGCAGCGCCTGGCCACAACGCCTGCGTTATCTGAGCTGAACGGTTCCGATTACAGCGCCGTTTTCTTTGCGGGCGGGCATGGAACCATGTGGGATTTCCGCGACAGCCATGATGCCCAGCGTATTATCCGCGAAGTGTATGAAAGTGATGGGATTGTCTCAGCCGTCTGCCACGGGCCTGCGGCACTGGTTGACGCAAAGCTCAGCAGCGGCGAATACCTGGTGAAAGGCAAAAACGTGGCGGCCTTTACCAACAAGGAAGAGGAAGAAGTTCACACCACAGATGTGGTTCCCTACCTGCTTGAGACTGCACTCCGCGAGCATGGCGCGCTTCATCATGAAGCCCCGAACTGGTCTGAAAACGTGGTTACCGACGGACGCCTTATCACGGGGCAGAATCCCGCTTCAGCGCACGGTGTCGGTGTGGCGCTGTTAAATGCCCTCCGCCAGCCAACTTAA
- a CDS encoding NAD(P)H-dependent oxidoreductase, with translation MVLLQRRAAALFLFAFIFLMPISHAHSREKTDIKTLVIVSHPYPERSVLTKGLQEAAESLEGVTVRNLETLYGYDTRRINGDAERKMMREHSRVVFIFPTHWFNITPMMKAWLNETWGSVGPGLWQGKEMLVVSTAAGGRSTYGPDGRIGVSLADVFLPMKASALHAGMTWLPPLVFESASSDRLPSYQHQLIERLKQPFQ, from the coding sequence ATGGTGTTACTTCAGCGCAGAGCAGCAGCATTGTTTTTGTTTGCCTTTATCTTCCTCATGCCCATTAGTCATGCTCATAGCCGTGAAAAGACCGACATTAAAACGCTCGTTATCGTCTCTCACCCTTATCCGGAACGCTCAGTTCTGACAAAAGGGCTGCAGGAAGCCGCTGAGAGTCTGGAAGGCGTGACGGTTCGCAACCTTGAGACGCTGTATGGCTATGACACACGACGGATTAATGGCGACGCGGAGCGAAAAATGATGCGTGAACACAGTCGTGTCGTTTTTATCTTCCCGACACACTGGTTCAATATTACGCCGATGATGAAGGCCTGGTTGAATGAAACCTGGGGGAGTGTCGGACCCGGTTTGTGGCAGGGAAAGGAGATGCTTGTAGTCAGTACGGCTGCGGGGGGACGCTCTACTTACGGGCCGGACGGCAGGATCGGGGTATCGCTCGCGGATGTGTTTTTACCGATGAAGGCAAGCGCCCTGCACGCAGGTATGACGTGGCTTCCTCCCCTTGTCTTTGAGAGCGCCAGCAGCGATCGGTTACCTTCTTACCAACACCAACTTATAGAACGTCTTAAACAGCCATTTCAGTAA
- a CDS encoding N-acetylmuramidase family protein, which produces MNICYPVRKADGREYKNYDELLTDIRKNAHGWWLLGTNRYWHGGIHVGMSSSPATVLDPDSPEKSVPLQFMMDGEVVAWRVNRDYAVIECCQERPLRQSGTFVLVKSVYKPDEQDESSWLTLYQLYMHIAPLSEFPKRSLYRVTQTGHGVRMRKHSRYDDSREIAPDVLENKHGHARTLVQGDTLAVLQQKSFLLEQRPEPFALVQRLQDGKPAGELFWVSMRPEFLEPDGECYVCLPDWMHSALNHGVLDDVVVPPVPLKVMVKAGDAVGFLGVQDLADEDNFPQIITTDYKAHIELLSLDEHVPDVVANVKGIKTGKQFIKLKLKRPLYLRCGEGEESTFEQMSAITRADAGKIIPRDATYPFTDKTGITYFQIRPHTWIHEDDVEQLSQHDLAGLNFHCIEDEHTTDFTRTLDERWLIDALKSISSHFDGEKGPQFAQAKMFYDSLIHNAETRRSPSPYPDKSHDQYLFRALHTNQMNIPEYARRLIVKHDSDWHSTRDDTRWSSVFKFRDESPVVKMANGGFLDATRWMDKVPPFASQRSVWHFHPLEFLEILRSAEFPKTPVNGELTPIEFINFYNEDRIDDTDYEEAAKELGCEVAAIKAVAKTETGSYGSYFKFEDNDDYVPAILFERHHFHKYTNGKYDHFEDISNSVAGGYGATSVQYTKLVKAYALDQKAALKSASWGKFQILASNFATAGYASPEDFVLALSKSEKNQLKAFVSFIKADRVLLHSIRTKDWLSFAKRYNGPRQKGYDLKMERNYNASL; this is translated from the coding sequence ATGAATATATGTTACCCGGTACGGAAGGCCGACGGACGGGAGTATAAGAACTATGACGAATTGCTGACCGACATTCGAAAAAATGCCCACGGTTGGTGGTTACTTGGCACAAATCGTTACTGGCATGGGGGAATTCATGTCGGGATGTCATCGTCCCCGGCCACGGTGCTGGATCCTGATTCACCAGAAAAATCTGTTCCGCTTCAGTTCATGATGGACGGTGAGGTGGTGGCATGGCGGGTTAACCGCGATTACGCGGTTATCGAGTGTTGCCAGGAACGCCCCCTGCGCCAGTCCGGCACCTTTGTGCTGGTTAAATCAGTGTACAAGCCTGACGAGCAGGATGAATCCTCCTGGCTGACGCTGTACCAGCTTTACATGCACATCGCGCCATTGTCAGAATTTCCGAAACGCTCGCTTTACCGGGTCACGCAGACAGGCCACGGCGTGCGGATGCGTAAACATTCCCGCTACGATGACAGCCGCGAAATCGCGCCGGACGTTCTGGAAAACAAACACGGCCACGCCAGAACGCTCGTACAGGGTGACACGCTTGCCGTACTGCAACAGAAATCGTTTTTACTGGAACAACGTCCGGAGCCGTTTGCTCTGGTGCAGCGTCTTCAGGACGGTAAACCCGCCGGAGAACTTTTCTGGGTCTCGATGCGCCCGGAATTTCTGGAGCCTGACGGCGAATGTTACGTGTGTCTGCCCGACTGGATGCACAGTGCGCTGAATCACGGCGTGTTAGATGATGTGGTGGTGCCGCCTGTGCCGCTGAAAGTGATGGTGAAAGCAGGGGATGCGGTCGGATTCCTCGGCGTTCAGGATCTGGCTGACGAAGATAACTTTCCGCAGATTATTACAACGGACTATAAAGCCCATATCGAGTTGCTGAGCCTCGATGAGCATGTCCCGGATGTGGTGGCAAACGTAAAGGGGATTAAAACGGGTAAACAGTTCATTAAGCTGAAGCTGAAACGCCCACTGTACCTTAGATGCGGGGAGGGCGAGGAAAGTACCTTTGAGCAGATGAGCGCCATTACCCGTGCCGATGCCGGAAAAATTATCCCTCGTGATGCCACGTACCCGTTTACGGATAAAACCGGAATCACATACTTTCAGATCCGCCCGCATACGTGGATACACGAGGACGATGTGGAACAGCTAAGCCAGCATGATTTAGCGGGGCTAAACTTTCACTGTATTGAGGATGAACACACAACCGATTTTACCCGCACGCTGGACGAACGATGGCTGATTGACGCCTTGAAAAGCATCAGTTCGCACTTTGACGGTGAAAAAGGACCTCAGTTCGCTCAGGCAAAAATGTTTTATGACAGCCTGATCCACAACGCTGAAACCAGAAGATCGCCTAGCCCGTATCCCGATAAATCACATGACCAGTATTTGTTTCGTGCACTGCATACCAACCAAATGAATATCCCTGAATATGCGCGGCGACTAATAGTGAAACACGACAGCGACTGGCACAGTACGCGCGATGATACACGCTGGTCATCGGTATTTAAGTTCAGGGATGAAAGTCCTGTTGTGAAGATGGCCAACGGGGGATTTCTGGATGCAACGCGCTGGATGGATAAGGTTCCGCCGTTCGCCAGTCAGCGCTCAGTATGGCATTTTCATCCGCTTGAGTTTCTGGAAATATTACGAAGTGCAGAGTTTCCCAAGACTCCTGTTAATGGGGAATTAACGCCTATAGAATTTATTAATTTCTATAATGAAGACAGAATTGATGATACTGATTATGAAGAGGCTGCAAAAGAGTTGGGATGCGAAGTTGCAGCAATTAAAGCTGTAGCAAAAACAGAAACAGGTTCTTATGGCTCCTATTTTAAGTTTGAAGATAACGATGATTATGTTCCTGCGATATTATTTGAAAGACATCACTTTCATAAATATACAAATGGGAAATATGATCATTTCGAAGATATATCAAACTCTGTTGCGGGTGGATATGGCGCAACATCAGTACAGTATACAAAACTAGTCAAAGCGTATGCCTTAGACCAAAAAGCTGCTTTGAAATCAGCATCCTGGGGTAAGTTTCAGATTTTGGCGTCGAACTTCGCCACGGCAGGCTACGCCAGCCCTGAGGATTTCGTTTTGGCATTAAGTAAGTCTGAAAAAAATCAATTAAAAGCATTCGTTAGCTTCATTAAGGCTGATAGAGTTTTATTGCATTCAATTAGGACTAAAGACTGGCTTTCATTTGCAAAAAGATATAATGGACCAAGACAGAAGGGTTATGATTTGAAAATGGAGAGAAATTACAATGCGTCATTATAA
- a CDS encoding aldo/keto reductase: MKTLPSVALGTWSWGTGFAGGDTVFGNHLSDTQMADVFTTAMSKGLNLWDTAAVYGMGSSEAALGALVRQFPREDMILSTKFTPQIANEQSAQPVSDMLEASLGRLGVDAIDIYWIHNPLDVEKWTPGLIPLLQSGKVKRVGVSNHNLAQIRRANEILNASGYSLSAVQNHYSLLYRASEEAGILDYCRKNNITFFAYMVLEQGALSGRYDSNHPMPAGSGRAESYNSVLPQIERLTAAMKKMGAERNASVAQIAIAWAIAKGTLPLVGATKAHHVLDAACASDIQLRDEEIILLEQLAAETRVDTRGAWEKPMV, from the coding sequence ATGAAAACACTACCTTCCGTCGCGCTGGGCACATGGTCCTGGGGCACAGGTTTCGCCGGTGGCGACACCGTCTTCGGCAATCATCTTTCTGATACTCAGATGGCAGACGTGTTCACCACGGCCATGAGTAAGGGCCTCAATCTCTGGGATACCGCAGCAGTATATGGCATGGGGAGTTCCGAGGCAGCGCTGGGAGCATTAGTCCGTCAGTTCCCCCGCGAGGATATGATTTTATCCACCAAATTCACACCGCAGATTGCGAACGAACAGTCAGCGCAGCCTGTCAGCGATATGCTTGAGGCCAGCCTCGGACGTCTGGGTGTGGACGCGATTGATATCTACTGGATCCATAATCCCCTCGACGTTGAGAAATGGACGCCAGGACTGATCCCACTTTTACAAAGCGGTAAGGTCAAACGCGTAGGTGTTTCCAACCACAATCTGGCACAAATCAGACGCGCCAACGAAATCCTTAACGCATCCGGTTATTCCCTCAGTGCAGTACAAAATCACTACAGCCTGCTCTATCGCGCTTCTGAAGAGGCCGGGATCCTTGATTATTGCCGAAAAAATAACATCACGTTCTTTGCTTACATGGTCCTGGAGCAAGGCGCGCTCAGTGGTCGTTATGATTCAAATCATCCCATGCCTGCCGGGAGTGGCCGGGCCGAAAGTTATAACTCTGTACTGCCGCAGATTGAAAGATTAACCGCCGCCATGAAAAAAATGGGAGCCGAAAGGAATGCCAGCGTTGCACAGATAGCCATCGCATGGGCTATTGCAAAAGGTACCCTTCCCCTCGTTGGTGCGACTAAAGCCCATCACGTGCTGGACGCCGCCTGCGCTTCAGACATCCAGTTACGCGATGAGGAAATCATCCTGCTGGAACAACTCGCCGCAGAGACCAGAGTGGATACACGAGGCGCCTGGGAAAAACCGATGGTGTAA
- a CDS encoding putative quinol monooxygenase, whose amino-acid sequence MLISSPVFATKLDAPDKVVMNIFELGVRHDRDKDFADVARQTISASVDHEAGTLAMYALHRSDNPHKAFMVELYENESAYRKHLNAEPYKAFAARAPDIIDWKNKITLEPQFLGDKHIIPNERTINNLVIVEVKPEFQTEFKNIVMPEMAESLKVEKGVLAMYSATDSQTPNRWYFYEIYASEEAYQLHRQTPHFRDYLRQTAHMSTSKDAIPVKPVFLRNKGGIKQDPHR is encoded by the coding sequence ATGCTGATAAGCAGCCCTGTCTTTGCAACAAAACTGGACGCGCCGGATAAGGTAGTGATGAATATCTTTGAGCTTGGCGTCAGGCACGATCGGGACAAAGATTTTGCAGACGTAGCCAGACAGACGATTTCCGCTTCGGTTGATCATGAAGCAGGTACGCTGGCGATGTACGCCCTGCACCGCAGCGACAATCCACATAAGGCATTCATGGTCGAACTCTATGAAAACGAGAGTGCTTACCGCAAACATCTAAATGCTGAACCATACAAGGCATTCGCTGCCCGGGCACCTGACATTATCGATTGGAAAAATAAAATCACTCTGGAGCCCCAATTTCTGGGGGACAAACACATCATACCGAATGAGCGAACCATTAATAATCTGGTGATCGTCGAGGTAAAGCCTGAATTTCAGACCGAATTTAAAAACATCGTCATGCCTGAAATGGCTGAGTCACTCAAAGTAGAGAAAGGCGTGTTAGCCATGTATTCCGCTACAGACTCACAGACTCCGAACCGCTGGTATTTCTATGAGATTTACGCCAGTGAGGAAGCGTATCAACTGCACCGACAAACGCCACACTTCCGTGACTATCTCAGGCAAACGGCGCATATGAGCACCAGTAAGGACGCTATCCCGGTAAAACCGGTATTTCTTCGTAACAAAGGCGGAATCAAACAGGATCCGCACCGTTGA